A single Candidatus Dadabacteria bacterium DNA region contains:
- the alr gene encoding alanine racemase: MHPRFPLCIFRVCGSGGRPLRGANKSGSVIQLFGNFRAMRPTWAEISLDFFRSNLGEVRRLVSKSVRVMAVVKADAYGHGSVRVSEAALNGGADMLGVATVPEALQLRESGITGEIFLLGGIDPLEARVTVENTLTPACYSVDVLEALSGAAVECGKTVSYHLKVDTGMTRLGVGVSDMESFFASAAKLPGVMLEGVFTHLASSEIHQSDYTDYQLGIFQESLFFLDELGVKYRYSHSANSASIQRFPDSHMDIVRPGIMLYGSGSMGEVDLRPVMKFKTKIVQLREVPPGTSVGYGGTFVAGRETLVATLPVGYADGYPRALSNRAKVSLCGRLAPLIGSVCMDFIMVDVTDIPGIRVGDEAVLFGDGLVSVEDVSSWAQTIPYEILSRISPRVPRRYV, translated from the coding sequence ATGCACCCGAGATTTCCTCTGTGTATATTCCGCGTTTGCGGTTCAGGCGGGCGGCCGTTGCGTGGAGCGAATAAGAGCGGTTCCGTCATTCAGCTTTTTGGGAACTTCCGGGCGATGAGACCTACTTGGGCTGAAATCAGTCTTGATTTTTTCAGATCGAACCTTGGCGAAGTAAGAAGACTTGTCAGCAAAAGCGTCCGAGTCATGGCGGTTGTGAAAGCCGACGCTTACGGACACGGCTCCGTAAGGGTAAGCGAAGCCGCCCTCAATGGCGGAGCGGACATGCTCGGGGTAGCTACGGTTCCCGAGGCTCTGCAGCTCAGGGAATCCGGAATAACGGGCGAAATATTTCTCCTGGGAGGTATTGATCCCCTGGAAGCCAGGGTAACCGTAGAAAACACACTTACTCCTGCGTGCTACTCCGTTGATGTGCTCGAAGCTCTTTCTGGAGCTGCTGTTGAGTGCGGAAAAACAGTCAGTTATCACCTGAAGGTCGATACGGGCATGACCAGGCTTGGAGTGGGAGTAAGCGACATGGAATCTTTTTTTGCTTCAGCCGCCAAGCTTCCCGGAGTAATGCTTGAGGGTGTTTTCACGCATCTTGCCTCCTCTGAGATTCACCAAAGCGACTATACGGATTATCAGCTCGGGATTTTCCAAGAGAGTCTCTTTTTCCTTGACGAGCTGGGAGTTAAATACCGCTACTCCCATTCAGCAAACAGTGCCTCCATTCAGAGATTTCCAGATTCTCATATGGATATAGTGAGACCCGGGATAATGCTTTACGGTTCAGGCAGCATGGGGGAGGTTGATCTGAGGCCCGTTATGAAATTCAAAACAAAGATAGTACAGCTCAGAGAGGTCCCCCCTGGCACCTCGGTCGGCTACGGGGGGACTTTCGTTGCTGGGAGGGAAACACTGGTTGCGACCCTTCCGGTTGGGTATGCCGATGGCTATCCAAGAGCCCTTTCAAACAGAGCGAAAGTTTCTCTTTGCGGGAGACTCGCTCCCCTTATAGGATCCGTCTGCATGGATTTCATCATGGTCGATGTAACGGATATCCCGGGTATCCGTGTTGGAGACGAAGCAGTGCTTTTCGGAGACGGGCTCGTGAGCGTTGAGGATGTCTCTTCCTGGGCCCAAACCATACCTTACGAAATCTTGTCACGGATTTCGCCGAGGGTTCCGAGGCGTTACGTGTGA
- a CDS encoding D-tyrosyl-tRNA(Tyr) deacylase: MRAVIQRVTRASVSVDGNVVGSIGPGMVILVGIEKDDSQKDIAYVAEKIAGLRIFEDSSGKMNLSIKDTGGDVLAISQFTLYGDCRKGRRPSYMRAAGEDFARRCYESFIVEIAERGILVRTGVFGATMDVHIVNNGPVTLLIDSSKDF; this comes from the coding sequence ATGAGAGCTGTTATACAGAGGGTAACGAGGGCATCAGTCAGCGTTGACGGGAATGTAGTCGGCAGCATCGGCCCGGGAATGGTGATTCTTGTTGGAATTGAGAAAGATGACTCGCAAAAAGACATTGCTTATGTAGCGGAGAAGATAGCTGGCCTGAGAATATTTGAGGATTCCTCGGGCAAAATGAATCTGAGTATCAAGGATACGGGAGGAGATGTTCTGGCTATTTCCCAGTTTACCCTCTACGGTGATTGCAGAAAAGGCAGAAGGCCTTCTTACATGCGGGCCGCTGGCGAGGATTTCGCGAGGCGGTGCTACGAATCTTTTATCGTTGAGATCGCGGAACGTGGAATCTTGGTCAGAACCGGCGTTTTCGGGGCAACAATGGATGTTCATATAGTGAACAACGGTCCAGTCACGCTTCTTATTGACAGTTCCAAGGATTTCTGA